Proteins encoded together in one Janthinobacterium tructae window:
- a CDS encoding 3-oxoacyl-[acyl-carrier-protein] synthase III C-terminal domain-containing protein, protein MIPVRLIATGKAVPSHSVTSASLDLKLGHPAGYTLRKSGVLSRFVAAPDESQSQLAAAALLDALKNASLRPSDIDLLICACGVPEQALPNTACFVAEHAGLPPGTQSFDVNASCLSFMAAFRVAASMLAGGAYRRIAIVSSDLASRGVDWSEPEASMIFGDGAAAVIVERGDGSAGIRAYKMGTYPEGRRYCEIRGGGTERNPRNGCEPGDYLFRMDGKAVFRLAVKVMPDFLAELMQESGAGLEKIDVVVPHQASPLGLAHAARILDVPDAKIIKIFETHGNQVAASLPTALHEAVMTGRAVAGQRLLMMGTAAGLTIGGMILDL, encoded by the coding sequence ATGATTCCAGTTCGCCTGATCGCGACGGGCAAAGCCGTGCCCTCGCACAGCGTCACCTCCGCCAGCCTGGACCTGAAATTGGGCCATCCGGCTGGCTACACCCTGCGCAAGAGCGGCGTGCTGTCGCGCTTTGTCGCCGCGCCCGATGAATCGCAAAGCCAGCTGGCCGCCGCCGCCCTGCTCGACGCGCTGAAGAACGCCAGCCTGCGTCCGTCCGATATCGATCTGCTGATCTGCGCCTGCGGCGTGCCCGAGCAGGCCTTGCCGAACACGGCCTGCTTCGTTGCCGAACACGCGGGCTTGCCGCCCGGTACGCAAAGCTTCGACGTCAATGCCAGCTGCCTCAGTTTCATGGCTGCCTTCCGCGTGGCTGCGTCCATGCTGGCCGGTGGCGCCTACCGCCGCATCGCCATCGTTTCCTCCGACCTCGCCTCGCGCGGCGTCGACTGGAGCGAGCCGGAAGCGTCGATGATCTTTGGCGACGGCGCCGCCGCCGTCATCGTCGAGCGCGGCGACGGCAGCGCCGGCATCCGCGCTTACAAGATGGGCACGTATCCGGAAGGGCGGCGCTACTGCGAAATTCGCGGCGGCGGCACCGAGCGCAATCCGCGCAACGGCTGCGAACCGGGTGATTACCTGTTTCGCATGGATGGCAAGGCCGTATTCCGCCTGGCCGTCAAGGTGATGCCGGATTTCCTCGCGGAACTCATGCAGGAATCGGGCGCCGGCCTGGAAAAAATCGATGTGGTCGTGCCGCACCAGGCCAGCCCGCTGGGTCTCGCGCATGCGGCGCGCATCCTCGACGTTCCCGATGCTAAAATCATCAAGATCTTTGAAACGCACGGCAACCAGGTGGCTGCCTCCTTGCCCACCGCCCTGCACGAGGCGGTGATGACGGGGCGGGCCGTGGCCGGCCAGCGTTTGCTGATGATGGGCACGGCTGCAGGCCTGACCATCGGCGGCATGATTCTTGATCTGTGA
- a CDS encoding ion transporter produces the protein MKAATKSAAAPLTPQQLAAQETQQKFGKPERGWREQVYTVIFEAETRTGRAFDLLLIAAILISVTVVVLSSVASVAERYGTWLTALEWFFTILFTIEYCARLSCLQHPVRYAKSFFGIIDLLAIVPTYIGLLLPGAHVLIDVRILRLLRMFRILKLTSYVHEYTVLGRALLASRRKILIFLSFVMMVVFLLGTVMYVVEGPDHGFSSIPTSIYWAISTMTTVGFGDITPRTDIGRTIASLMMLLGWGILAVPTGIISAEMTVQRSSKLVTTRTCPTCLKEGLDDDASFCKSCGVKLPPLVLD, from the coding sequence ATGAAAGCCGCGACGAAGAGCGCAGCGGCACCCTTGACGCCGCAGCAATTGGCGGCGCAGGAAACGCAGCAAAAATTTGGCAAGCCCGAGCGGGGCTGGCGCGAGCAGGTGTACACCGTCATTTTCGAGGCGGAAACGCGCACGGGCCGCGCCTTCGATTTGCTGCTGATCGCCGCCATCCTGATCAGCGTGACGGTGGTCGTGCTCAGCAGCGTCGCCTCCGTGGCCGAGCGCTATGGCACCTGGCTGACGGCGCTGGAATGGTTTTTCACCATTTTATTTACCATCGAATATTGTGCCCGCCTGTCGTGCCTGCAGCATCCGGTGCGCTACGCCAAGAGTTTTTTCGGCATCATCGACTTGCTGGCCATCGTGCCGACCTACATCGGCTTGCTGCTGCCAGGCGCGCATGTGCTGATCGACGTGCGTATTTTGCGCCTGCTGCGCATGTTCCGTATCCTCAAGCTCACGTCGTATGTGCATGAATACACGGTGCTGGGGCGGGCCTTGCTGGCCAGCCGGCGCAAGATCCTCATTTTCTTGTCTTTTGTCATGATGGTGGTCTTTCTGTTGGGTACTGTGATGTATGTCGTGGAAGGGCCGGATCACGGTTTCAGCAGTATTCCCACGTCGATATACTGGGCCATCAGCACCATGACCACGGTGGGTTTTGGCGATATCACGCCGCGCACCGACATCGGGCGCACCATCGCTTCGCTGATGATGCTGCTCGGCTGGGGCATCCTGGCAGTGCCTACCGGCATTATCAGTGCCGAAATGACGGTGCAGCGCAGTTCCAAGCTGGTCACCACGCGTACCTGTCCCACGTGCCTGAAAGAAGGGCTCGATGACGATGCCAGTTTCTGCAAGAGTTGCGGCGTCAAGCTGCCGCCGCTGGTACTCGATTGA
- a CDS encoding cation:proton antiporter → MEEQHALPYLRETLLFLALAGIFIPLLQRLKVNQVLGFLAVGALFGPFGFGLWAGDFTWLTYFSFVRAEQVSGLAELGVMFLMFMIGLELSTERLWALRRWVFGAGVGQVAVSACLIGGVAYYFGLSLEASIVLGLVLSLSSTAVVMQLLTDQRSLQTPSGQAGFSILMFQDLMVVPLFILIDVFASGRSDDLAYLLSFAAVKSAGAILLIYLLGRRVIRPLFQFFVKKRQPDVFMALTLLSTLGIAGLTYLAGLSMALGALLAGLLLAETEFRHEVEVTIEPFKGLLMGLFFMSVGMQIDVREILKSPILIPLAVLSLFAVKTLVISVIFRIGGFHWGRAVETGVLLGQGGEFAFIVVAYALGTKLIGPQVAQFVMLVVGLSLFATPALAKAARAFGNWWERRHHHQLADLAHGAPPPQGSTVIIAGFGRVGQLLAKVLTEQDIAYVAIENDARLVTTLHPRGFPVYFGDASRAELLQKVNADRAAAVVLTMDHAASVLHAVKSIRREYPQLPVYARARDEAHAVALIQAGATLVVPEALESALQLTATVLHTVGLSEARTTDIVQAERDRRNAVLLAKKLS, encoded by the coding sequence TTGGAAGAGCAACACGCCTTACCCTATCTGCGGGAAACCCTGCTGTTTCTCGCCCTGGCCGGGATTTTTATTCCGCTATTGCAACGCCTGAAAGTCAACCAGGTGCTCGGCTTCCTGGCCGTCGGCGCCCTGTTCGGCCCGTTTGGCTTCGGCTTGTGGGCCGGCGATTTCACGTGGCTGACGTATTTTTCGTTCGTGCGTGCCGAGCAGGTCAGCGGCCTGGCCGAGCTGGGCGTGATGTTTTTGATGTTCATGATCGGCCTGGAACTGTCGACGGAACGGCTGTGGGCGCTGCGGCGCTGGGTATTTGGCGCGGGCGTGGGGCAGGTGGCGGTCAGCGCCTGTCTGATCGGCGGCGTCGCGTATTACTTCGGCCTGTCGCTGGAAGCGTCCATCGTGCTGGGCCTGGTGCTGTCGCTGTCGTCCACGGCCGTGGTGATGCAGCTGCTGACCGACCAGCGCTCGCTGCAGACCCCAAGCGGCCAGGCGGGCTTTTCCATTTTGATGTTCCAGGATCTGATGGTGGTGCCGCTGTTCATCCTGATCGACGTGTTCGCCAGCGGGCGCAGCGACGACCTGGCGTATCTGCTCAGCTTTGCGGCCGTGAAATCGGCGGGCGCCATCCTGCTGATCTATCTGCTGGGCCGCCGCGTGATTCGCCCCCTGTTCCAGTTTTTCGTCAAGAAACGCCAGCCGGACGTGTTCATGGCCCTGACCCTGCTCAGCACCCTGGGCATCGCGGGATTGACGTATCTGGCGGGCCTGTCGATGGCGCTGGGCGCCCTGCTGGCCGGCTTGCTGCTGGCGGAGACGGAATTTCGCCACGAAGTGGAAGTGACGATCGAGCCCTTCAAGGGCTTGCTGATGGGCTTGTTCTTCATGTCCGTGGGCATGCAGATCGACGTGCGCGAAATTCTCAAGTCGCCGATTTTGATTCCCTTGGCCGTGCTGAGTCTGTTTGCGGTGAAAACCCTGGTCATCAGCGTGATTTTCCGCATCGGCGGCTTTCACTGGGGGCGCGCCGTGGAAACGGGCGTGCTGCTGGGGCAGGGCGGCGAATTTGCCTTCATCGTCGTCGCGTATGCGCTGGGTACCAAGCTGATCGGTCCGCAGGTGGCGCAGTTCGTCATGCTGGTGGTGGGCCTGAGCCTGTTTGCCACGCCGGCGCTGGCCAAGGCGGCACGCGCGTTCGGCAACTGGTGGGAACGGCGCCACCACCATCAGCTGGCCGACCTGGCGCACGGCGCGCCGCCGCCGCAGGGCAGCACCGTCATCATCGCCGGTTTCGGCCGGGTGGGACAGTTGCTGGCGAAGGTGCTGACGGAACAGGATATCGCCTATGTGGCGATTGAAAATGATGCGCGCCTGGTGACGACCCTGCATCCGCGCGGTTTCCCCGTGTATTTCGGCGATGCGTCGCGCGCGGAACTGCTGCAAAAAGTCAATGCGGACCGGGCTGCCGCCGTGGTGCTGACCATGGACCATGCGGCCTCCGTGCTGCATGCCGTGAAATCGATCCGCCGTGAATATCCGCAACTGCCCGTGTATGCGCGCGCCCGCGACGAGGCGCATGCGGTGGCCCTGATACAGGCGGGCGCGACCCTGGTCGTGCCCGAGGCGCTGGAGTCGGCGCTGCAGCTGACGGCCACCGTGCTGCACACGGTGGGCCTGTCGGAAGCGCGCACGACGGACATCGTGCAAGCCGAACGCGACCGGCGTAATGCCGTGCTGCTGGCGAAGAAGCTGTCGTAG
- a CDS encoding metal-dependent hydrolase, producing MDNITHSVIGLGVGELVHRSLPPEPHPPAQRTRRALFLFTAWFASNAPDLDLVLTKLLPRPFGYMLHHRGHTHTLLLALPQALLLLALLWLLWPGARRLLKSSVPARIGLAACLLLGFCLHMGMDFLNSYGLHPFYPFDSRWLYGDMVFIVEPMFWVLLGVPVIMSLRYGIVKSVLLAALAAALCFFTYKSYLAPASLAVLLGLGVVLAVLQGRAGERGRGALLLAFALAATFIGTQGVASAIGRTRIEAAVQRLDPGTRVWDVAMTAFPSNPLCWIYVSLDSKTDVYTLRRGTLSLLPESLAPAACPAGLAETSKQGRQLAPGIAVSAQAAGSLAALRALQEDNCYADAWFRFARMPRLHADKLTDVRFNPGMLPNFTSVELAQFRSRPCPAYVPGWDRPRADMLAPPK from the coding sequence ATGGATAATATTACGCATTCGGTCATCGGCCTCGGGGTCGGCGAACTGGTACACCGCAGTCTGCCGCCCGAGCCGCACCCCCCCGCACAGCGCACCCGGCGTGCGCTGTTTCTGTTTACTGCCTGGTTTGCCAGCAACGCGCCCGACCTGGACCTGGTGCTGACCAAGCTGTTGCCGCGCCCGTTCGGCTATATGCTGCACCACCGTGGCCATACGCATACTTTGCTGCTGGCCTTGCCGCAGGCGCTGCTGTTGCTGGCCTTGCTGTGGCTGCTATGGCCCGGAGCGCGCCGCTTGCTGAAAAGCAGCGTACCTGCCCGCATCGGCCTGGCGGCCTGTCTGCTGCTGGGATTCTGCCTGCATATGGGCATGGATTTTCTCAATTCCTATGGCTTGCACCCGTTTTATCCGTTCGACAGCCGCTGGCTGTATGGCGACATGGTCTTCATTGTCGAACCCATGTTCTGGGTGCTGCTGGGCGTGCCCGTGATCATGTCCTTGCGCTACGGCATCGTCAAAAGCGTGCTGCTGGCCGCCCTGGCGGCAGCCCTGTGTTTCTTCACCTATAAATCCTACCTGGCGCCTGCCTCGCTGGCTGTTTTGCTGGGGCTGGGCGTGGTGCTGGCCGTGCTGCAAGGCCGGGCCGGCGAGCGGGGACGGGGAGCGCTGCTGCTGGCCTTCGCGCTGGCCGCCACGTTCATCGGCACGCAGGGCGTGGCCTCGGCCATTGGCCGTACGCGCATCGAGGCGGCCGTGCAGCGCCTGGACCCCGGCACGCGCGTGTGGGATGTGGCGATGACGGCGTTTCCCAGCAACCCGCTGTGCTGGATCTATGTCTCGCTCGACAGCAAGACCGACGTGTACACCCTGCGGCGCGGCACTTTGAGCTTGCTGCCCGAGTCGCTGGCGCCCGCCGCCTGCCCGGCCGGGCTGGCCGAGACCAGCAAGCAAGGGCGGCAACTGGCGCCCGGCATCGCCGTCTCCGCGCAGGCGGCGGGCAGTCTGGCCGCCTTGCGCGCCCTGCAGGAAGACAATTGCTATGCCGACGCCTGGTTTCGCTTTGCCCGCATGCCCCGCTTGCATGCGGACAAGCTGACGGACGTGCGTTTCAACCCCGGCATGCTGCCCAATTTTACGAGCGTGGAACTGGCGCAGTTCCGCAGCCGCCCGTGTCCCGCCTACGTGCCGGGCTGGGACCGCCCCCGTGCCGACATGCTGGCGCCGCCGAAATAG
- a CDS encoding GDYXXLXY domain-containing protein: MSNINSQRADALATLIDDATRAGLLPSGTSRPVQDVRPWPLVLMTAFGAWLAAIPLVLALGAGLESIVRHGPGAYVVAAIVLVVAVLLIRMRGVALFVEQLAVPCLLVGGSLLGYALFRDCSTQTASLLLCLACLVVAAALPRDWLRVLLGLVACGLLGLGIIDSTRDWIFENDPTQLYLAWMLALALWLGAHWLQKQAFNDGRGAPVAAFLESLSTGWVLAILLGLVFWSGMTFMLGGALGVGVAGDVAREVSRHQASAWYAQALNGVSLVLATAAAVWTGWRWPALRQLPAIGVALVLVVLAWFMPALGPVLLVLAYCVTSGRTRVAVAAALAAAWVIGSFYYQLAWPLASKAALLAVAGAVLCALSWLATRGAVLHLVESKPSAVAAEHRAVRLGVLGGLLLVLLVANGGIWQKEQLIAKGEPVFVELAPVDPRSLMQGDYMRLNFQGLGVLSTLASVDRAPGRPLVVARRDARGVAELLRPYTKEALAPGEFLLELTPKDGNWVLVSDAWFFKEGEAARWEKARYGEFRVLPDGRALLVGMRGPALETL; encoded by the coding sequence ATGAGCAATATCAACAGTCAGCGAGCCGATGCGCTCGCCACCCTGATCGACGACGCCACGCGCGCCGGTTTGTTGCCATCGGGTACCAGTCGTCCCGTGCAGGATGTCCGGCCGTGGCCGCTGGTGCTGATGACGGCCTTCGGCGCCTGGCTGGCCGCCATCCCCCTGGTCCTGGCGCTGGGCGCGGGCCTGGAAAGCATCGTGCGCCACGGTCCCGGCGCGTATGTGGTGGCCGCCATCGTGCTGGTGGTGGCCGTGCTGCTGATCCGCATGCGCGGCGTGGCGCTGTTTGTCGAGCAGCTGGCCGTGCCATGCCTGCTGGTGGGCGGCAGCTTGCTCGGTTATGCCCTGTTCCGCGATTGTTCCACGCAGACGGCATCGCTGCTGCTGTGCCTGGCATGCCTCGTGGTGGCCGCCGCCTTGCCGCGCGACTGGCTGCGCGTGCTGCTGGGACTGGTCGCCTGCGGCTTGCTGGGACTGGGCATCATCGATAGCACGCGCGACTGGATTTTCGAGAACGATCCCACGCAATTGTATCTGGCCTGGATGCTGGCCCTGGCACTCTGGCTGGGCGCGCACTGGCTGCAGAAGCAGGCCTTCAACGATGGCCGCGGCGCGCCCGTCGCCGCCTTCCTGGAATCGCTGTCGACGGGGTGGGTCCTGGCCATCTTGCTGGGCCTGGTCTTCTGGTCCGGCATGACCTTCATGCTGGGCGGCGCGCTGGGCGTTGGTGTTGCCGGCGACGTGGCGCGCGAAGTAAGCCGGCACCAGGCCAGCGCCTGGTACGCGCAGGCGTTAAATGGGGTGTCGCTCGTGCTGGCCACGGCGGCCGCCGTCTGGACGGGATGGCGCTGGCCGGCGCTGCGCCAGTTGCCCGCCATCGGCGTGGCGCTGGTGCTGGTCGTGCTGGCGTGGTTCATGCCGGCGCTCGGTCCTGTGCTGCTGGTCCTCGCGTATTGCGTAACGAGCGGGCGCACGCGCGTGGCCGTGGCGGCCGCCCTGGCGGCGGCCTGGGTCATCGGCAGTTTTTATTACCAGCTGGCCTGGCCGCTGGCCAGCAAGGCGGCGCTGCTGGCCGTGGCCGGCGCCGTACTGTGCGCCCTGTCGTGGCTGGCCACGCGCGGCGCCGTGCTGCACCTGGTGGAAAGCAAGCCATCGGCCGTGGCGGCCGAACATCGCGCCGTGCGCCTGGGCGTGCTGGGGGGCTTGCTGCTGGTGCTGCTGGTCGCCAATGGTGGCATCTGGCAAAAGGAGCAATTGATTGCCAAGGGCGAGCCTGTGTTCGTGGAACTGGCGCCCGTCGATCCCCGTTCGCTGATGCAGGGCGATTACATGCGCCTCAATTTCCAGGGCCTCGGCGTCCTCAGCACCCTGGCCAGCGTGGACAGGGCGCCAGGCCGGCCCCTCGTGGTGGCCAGGCGCGATGCGCGCGGCGTGGCAGAACTGCTGCGTCCGTACACCAAAGAGGCGCTGGCGCCCGGCGAATTCCTGCTCGAGCTGACGCCGAAGGATGGCAACTGGGTGCTGGTCAGCGATGCCTGGTTCTTCAAGGAAGGCGAAGCGGCGCGCTGGGAAAAGGCCCGCTATGGCGAGTTCCGCGTGCTGCCCGATGGCCGCGCCTTGCTGGTGGGCATGCGCGGCCCGGCGCTGGAGACGCTGTAG
- a CDS encoding DUF2157 domain-containing protein: MDLRLAVYQLASAHALDAQQTRQLQEVAGFQREPARLAYWLPRGVAVLGAALLGMGLICWVAANWEDLGRMGRFALLQGVLAAACVGAFAVPKARVPLLLMALLAIGGLFAYFGQTYQTGADPWQLFALWAALALPLCLVARSDVLWTPWMLIFSTAAALWMQAHAHHSWRIASADLSIFVSGWLAVLLACAFVSPLLARWTGAGSWALRLGLVLATILITGTAVSALFGSEVGSPYWAGLGLLAVAGVLLATRSLFDVFGLSAVALGLNTLLVWGLGYMLFNGGGNGDGVGRLVMLGLVAAVLLALTVQGILWRTRQEAA, from the coding sequence ATGGATTTACGCCTCGCCGTGTATCAACTCGCCTCGGCCCATGCGCTCGATGCCCAACAAACCCGGCAGTTGCAGGAAGTGGCCGGCTTCCAGCGCGAACCCGCGCGCCTGGCCTACTGGCTGCCGCGCGGCGTGGCCGTGCTGGGCGCCGCGCTGCTGGGCATGGGCTTGATCTGCTGGGTCGCCGCCAATTGGGAAGACCTGGGCCGCATGGGCCGCTTTGCCCTGCTGCAAGGCGTGTTGGCCGCCGCCTGCGTGGGCGCCTTCGCCGTACCCAAGGCGCGCGTGCCGCTGTTGCTGATGGCCTTGCTGGCCATCGGAGGCCTGTTCGCGTATTTCGGCCAGACCTACCAGACGGGCGCCGATCCGTGGCAGCTGTTCGCCCTGTGGGCCGCGCTGGCCTTGCCCCTGTGCTTGGTGGCACGCAGCGATGTGCTGTGGACGCCGTGGATGCTGATTTTTTCGACGGCCGCCGCCCTGTGGATGCAGGCGCATGCGCACCACAGCTGGCGCATCGCTTCGGCCGATCTGAGCATTTTCGTCAGCGGCTGGCTGGCCGTGCTGCTGGCCTGTGCGTTCGTCTCGCCCCTGCTGGCGCGCTGGACGGGCGCGGGCAGCTGGGCCTTGCGCCTGGGCCTGGTACTCGCCACCATCCTCATCACGGGCACGGCCGTCAGCGCCCTGTTTGGCAGCGAGGTCGGGTCGCCGTACTGGGCGGGGCTGGGCTTGCTGGCCGTCGCCGGCGTCCTGCTGGCCACGCGCAGCTTGTTTGACGTGTTCGGCCTCAGCGCCGTCGCGCTGGGCCTGAACACCCTGCTGGTGTGGGGGCTGGGATACATGCTGTTCAATGGCGGTGGCAATGGCGATGGCGTCGGCAGGCTGGTGATGCTGGGCCTGGTCGCTGCCGTGCTGCTGGCCCTGACCGTGCAAGGCATTTTGTGGCGCACGCGCCAGGAGGCGGCATGA
- a CDS encoding DUF427 domain-containing protein: protein MPTASWNGAVIAQATDDQVQVVENNVYFPLAAVTQEYLRPSSHTSICPWKGTASYYDLVVDGQTNANAAWVYPQPKDAAKQIAGHVAFWRGVSVER from the coding sequence ATGCCAACAGCCAGCTGGAATGGCGCCGTCATCGCGCAAGCCACCGACGATCAGGTGCAAGTCGTTGAAAACAATGTATATTTTCCTTTGGCGGCGGTGACGCAGGAGTACCTGCGTCCCAGCAGCCACACCAGCATCTGCCCGTGGAAGGGCACGGCCAGCTATTACGACCTTGTCGTCGATGGCCAGACGAATGCCAACGCGGCCTGGGTTTACCCCCAGCCCAAGGATGCCGCCAAGCAAATTGCCGGCCACGTCGCCTTCTGGCGCGGCGTGAGCGTCGAGCGCTGA
- a CDS encoding DsbA family oxidoreductase encodes MSSTPATPVPIRIDFVSDVSCPWCVIGLKSLEQALDKLDGTVQAEIHFQPFELNANMSAEGEDIGEHIARKYGSTPEQMAQSREAIRARGEQLGFTFAMDKRGRIYNTFDAHRLLHWAGLEGRQKALKMALFDAYFTQGQNPSSHEVLLAVAGKVGLDTVKAAEVLASDAYADEVRAQEQFYQQNGINSVPAVIINERHLISGGQPPEVFEQALRQIIAGA; translated from the coding sequence ATGAGTTCCACTCCCGCCACACCCGTTCCCATCCGTATCGATTTTGTTTCCGACGTTTCCTGCCCCTGGTGCGTGATCGGCCTGAAATCGCTGGAGCAAGCCTTGGACAAGCTGGACGGAACCGTTCAGGCCGAGATCCACTTCCAGCCCTTCGAGCTGAACGCCAATATGTCGGCCGAAGGCGAGGATATCGGCGAACACATCGCCCGCAAATACGGTTCCACCCCGGAACAGATGGCGCAGTCGCGCGAAGCGATCCGCGCGCGCGGCGAACAGCTGGGCTTTACCTTCGCCATGGACAAGCGCGGCCGCATCTACAACACGTTTGATGCGCACCGGCTGCTGCATTGGGCCGGGCTCGAAGGGCGCCAGAAGGCACTCAAGATGGCGCTGTTCGATGCGTATTTCACGCAGGGCCAGAATCCGTCCTCGCACGAGGTGCTGCTGGCCGTGGCCGGCAAGGTGGGCCTCGATACCGTGAAAGCGGCCGAGGTGCTGGCCTCCGATGCCTATGCGGACGAGGTGCGCGCGCAGGAACAGTTCTACCAGCAGAACGGCATCAACTCGGTGCCTGCCGTCATCATCAACGAGCGCCACCTGATTTCCGGCGGCCAGCCGCCTGAAGTGTTTGAGCAAGCCTTGCGCCAGATCATCGCCGGCGCTTGA
- the plsY gene encoding glycerol-3-phosphate 1-O-acyltransferase PlsY, with protein sequence MNPVITTVAMTVAAYLLGSISFAVVMSKVYGIADPRTYGSKNPGATNVLRSGNKGAAIMTLLGDGAKGWLAVFLADHFASALGVGDTAVALVAIAVFLGHLWPVFFRFVGGKGVATALGVLLGINPWLGLATLATWLIIAYAFRYSSLAALVAALFAPFYYGLLFGVDPILLAVIVMSVLLAYRHSQNIANLLSGKESKIGGKKDAAKAAGKKK encoded by the coding sequence ATGAATCCAGTAATCACAACCGTGGCAATGACAGTGGCCGCTTACTTGCTCGGCTCGATATCGTTTGCCGTGGTGATGAGCAAGGTCTACGGCATTGCCGATCCGCGCACCTATGGCTCGAAAAATCCGGGCGCCACCAACGTGCTGCGCAGCGGCAACAAGGGCGCCGCCATCATGACGCTGCTGGGCGATGGCGCCAAGGGCTGGCTGGCCGTGTTCCTGGCCGACCATTTTGCCAGCGCCCTGGGCGTAGGCGACACGGCCGTGGCCCTGGTCGCCATCGCCGTCTTCCTCGGCCATCTGTGGCCCGTGTTCTTCCGCTTCGTCGGCGGCAAGGGCGTGGCCACGGCCCTCGGCGTGCTGCTGGGCATCAATCCATGGCTGGGCCTGGCGACCCTGGCGACCTGGCTGATCATCGCTTATGCGTTTCGCTATTCCTCGCTGGCAGCGCTGGTGGCGGCCCTGTTCGCGCCGTTTTACTATGGCTTGCTGTTCGGCGTCGATCCCATCTTGCTGGCTGTCATCGTCATGAGCGTGCTGCTGGCCTACCGCCACAGCCAGAACATCGCTAACCTGCTCTCTGGCAAGGAAAGCAAGATCGGTGGCAAGAAGGATGCGGCCAAGGCCGCTGGCAAGAAGAAGTAA
- the ybaK gene encoding Cys-tRNA(Pro) deacylase yields MAKKEHISETQATQLLRKHHVSFDEHPYPYEEHGGTSVSARELGVPEHAVIKTLVMQDEAAKPLIVLMHGDCKVSTKNLARGIGCKSVEPCKPEVAQRHSGYMIGGTSPFGTKKAMPVYVEQSILDLPRIYINGGRRGFLVSLAPQVLMDLLNAKPVQCALQD; encoded by the coding sequence ATGGCTAAAAAAGAGCATATTTCCGAAACCCAGGCGACGCAGCTGCTGCGCAAGCATCACGTTTCCTTCGATGAACACCCATATCCGTATGAAGAACACGGCGGCACCAGCGTCTCGGCGCGCGAGCTGGGGGTGCCCGAACATGCGGTGATCAAGACCCTGGTGATGCAGGACGAGGCGGCCAAGCCGCTGATCGTGCTCATGCATGGCGATTGCAAGGTGTCGACCAAGAACCTGGCGCGTGGCATTGGCTGCAAGTCCGTCGAGCCGTGCAAGCCCGAAGTGGCGCAGCGCCATTCCGGCTACATGATCGGCGGCACCTCGCCGTTCGGCACCAAAAAAGCGATGCCCGTGTACGTGGAGCAATCCATCCTGGACTTGCCGCGCATCTATATCAATGGCGGGCGGCGCGGTTTTCTCGTCTCCCTGGCGCCGCAGGTACTCATGGATTTGCTCAATGCCAAGCCGGTGCAGTGCGCGCTGCAGGATTAA
- a CDS encoding endonuclease/exonuclease/phosphatase family protein translates to MQQEIRFATFNVCNLAPAGAKLYDNLEPLSPAQYDAKAEWTARQIDLLDADVIGFQEIFSQAALRDVLSRTRHYRAAALAGHDAMDAAGRMLPTVALVSRLPLAGAGVAWTNFPAGVSVSAEDNTCRFARAPLHVQVILPGGQLTDVVVVHLKSRRPDYRHGDGSDAAAYALANLRSLQRRGAEAVALRVLASELGRSSRPRIVLGDFNDIANAVTTAIVMGAGAPCEPGMEMRERLYDANAIALRQDAARHAGYTNIHDSAYMTIDHILVSEHFHAASPRAIGVLQEVTYLNDHLLLGLPYASDHGQVLARIKLLGNID, encoded by the coding sequence ATGCAGCAAGAAATCCGCTTTGCCACATTCAATGTCTGCAACCTTGCCCCCGCCGGGGCGAAATTGTATGACAACCTGGAACCGTTGAGCCCGGCGCAATACGACGCCAAGGCGGAATGGACGGCGCGGCAAATCGACTTGCTCGACGCCGACGTGATCGGTTTCCAGGAAATTTTCTCGCAAGCGGCCCTGCGCGACGTGCTGTCGCGCACGCGCCATTACCGCGCAGCCGCCCTGGCCGGCCACGATGCGATGGATGCGGCCGGACGCATGCTGCCCACGGTGGCGCTGGTGTCGCGCCTGCCGCTGGCCGGTGCCGGTGTTGCATGGACGAATTTCCCGGCCGGCGTGAGCGTGTCCGCCGAAGACAACACCTGCCGCTTCGCCCGCGCGCCCCTGCATGTGCAGGTCATCTTGCCTGGCGGACAACTCACCGACGTCGTCGTGGTGCACTTGAAATCGCGCCGGCCCGACTACCGCCATGGCGACGGCAGCGACGCGGCCGCCTACGCACTGGCCAACCTGCGCTCGCTGCAGCGGCGCGGCGCGGAAGCGGTGGCCCTGCGCGTGCTGGCAAGCGAACTGGGCCGCAGCAGCCGTCCGCGCATCGTGCTCGGTGACTTCAACGACATCGCCAATGCCGTCACCACGGCCATCGTCATGGGGGCGGGTGCACCGTGCGAACCCGGCATGGAAATGCGAGAACGCCTGTACGACGCCAACGCCATCGCCCTGCGCCAGGATGCGGCGCGCCACGCGGGCTACACGAATATCCACGACAGCGCCTACATGACGATCGACCACATCCTCGTATCCGAGCATTTTCATGCCGCCTCGCCGCGCGCCATCGGCGTGCTGCAGGAAGTGACTTATCTCAACGACCATTTGCTGCTGGGCCTGCCTTACGCCTCCGACCATGGCCAGGTGCTGGCGCGCATCAAGCTGCTGGGAAATATTGACTAG